From Candidatus Desulfarcum epimagneticum, a single genomic window includes:
- the lepB gene encoding Signal peptidase I — MKKENETDTPNAGPIEPAAGARPEKTKQKGRFRENLEAIALAVLLALFIRTFVFQAFKIPSKSMLETLQVGDHILVNKFIYGVKIPFTDQTLIPISRPGRGDIIVFKFPLDPSIDYIKRVMAVAGDKIEIRNKKVYVNDLPVPDEAAIHTSSLFLPRRDRMAPVVIPKNSVFVMGDNRENSQDSRYWGVVDISMVKGKAFVIYWSWDREKPLSSMERVRWDRLGKLLK, encoded by the coding sequence GCGCCCGGCCTGAAAAAACAAAACAAAAGGGCCGATTCAGGGAAAACCTGGAGGCCATTGCTCTGGCGGTTCTTCTGGCCCTTTTTATCCGGACCTTTGTGTTCCAGGCGTTTAAGATCCCCTCCAAATCCATGCTGGAGACCCTCCAGGTGGGGGACCATATCCTGGTGAACAAATTCATATACGGCGTGAAAATCCCCTTCACCGATCAAACCCTCATTCCCATCTCCCGGCCCGGGCGGGGGGACATCATCGTGTTCAAGTTCCCGCTGGATCCGTCCATTGACTACATCAAGCGGGTCATGGCCGTGGCGGGCGACAAAATTGAAATCCGGAACAAAAAGGTGTATGTCAACGACCTGCCGGTCCCGGACGAGGCCGCCATCCACACGTCCTCGCTGTTTCTTCCCCGGCGGGACCGGATGGCGCCGGTGGTCATCCCCAAAAACTCGGTGTTCGTCATGGGCGACAACCGGGAAAACAGCCAGGACAGCCGGTACTGGGGCGTGGTGGATATTTCCATGGTGAAGGGAAAGGCGTTTGTCATCTACTGGTCGTGGGACAGGGAAAAGCCCCTTTCGTCCATGGAGCGGGTCCGGTGGGACCGGCTGGGGAAACTTTTAAAATGA
- the pyrB gene encoding Aspartate carbamoyltransferase, with product MRLKGKDILDMASLSREEIEFILKTAGEMKEISKRPVKKAPALRGKTVILFFQEPSTRTRMSFDIAAKRLSADCHSISTSSSSMVKGETLMDTALNLQSMNPDILVIRHSCAGAPHMLARALKTPVINAGDGKHAHPSQALLDMMTVYEKKKRIEGLKIAIIGDIAHSRVARSDIEGFSKMGARVTVCGPPPMIPPGIEALGASVAGNLDDAIQDADVVMALRIQKERQQGFLMSSEREYANVFGLSPRRLEKARPDALIMHPGPINRGVEISPEAVDGPASAILDQVENGVATRMALILILAGEKKNVEEEKGGPA from the coding sequence ATGCGACTCAAGGGAAAAGACATTCTGGACATGGCCTCCCTTTCCCGGGAAGAGATTGAGTTTATCTTGAAGACCGCCGGGGAGATGAAGGAGATTTCCAAAAGGCCGGTGAAAAAGGCCCCGGCGCTCCGGGGAAAGACCGTGATCCTGTTTTTCCAGGAGCCCAGCACCCGGACCCGCATGTCCTTTGACATCGCGGCCAAAAGGCTCAGCGCCGACTGCCACTCCATCTCCACCTCCTCCAGCAGCATGGTCAAGGGCGAGACCCTCATGGACACGGCGCTCAACCTCCAGTCCATGAACCCGGATATCCTGGTGATCCGCCACTCCTGCGCCGGCGCGCCCCACATGCTCGCCCGGGCGCTCAAAACCCCGGTGATCAACGCCGGCGACGGCAAACACGCCCATCCCTCCCAGGCCCTGCTGGACATGATGACCGTCTATGAAAAGAAAAAAAGAATCGAGGGCCTTAAAATCGCCATCATCGGAGACATTGCCCACAGCCGGGTGGCCCGTTCCGACATCGAGGGGTTTTCAAAGATGGGCGCCCGTGTGACGGTCTGCGGCCCCCCGCCCATGATCCCGCCCGGGATCGAGGCGCTCGGGGCGTCTGTGGCCGGGAATCTCGACGACGCCATTCAGGACGCCGACGTGGTCATGGCCCTGCGGATTCAAAAGGAGCGCCAGCAGGGTTTTTTGATGTCGTCGGAACGGGAGTACGCCAACGTGTTCGGCCTGAGCCCCAGACGGCTTGAAAAGGCCCGGCCCGACGCCCTCATCATGCATCCCGGCCCCATAAACCGGGGGGTGGAGATATCCCCGGAAGCGGTGGACGGCCCCGCCTCGGCCATCCTGGACCAGGTGGA